One genomic window of Chlamydiota bacterium includes the following:
- a CDS encoding DUF4412 domain-containing protein: GSLFADLTIVQKVESSGVMGQPPRNGTMTIYIKGSMAKIENMGPSMSEIVDLDSGKFYMMNATQKTVMVMTTDNIKQFSGMMGNGKVASPTAEKTGNSKTVNGFSCEEYKITTRGLVSSQTLACISDQIDTKDIEKFRQLSADLSKQFGGLPPEIKGYPVISDAKLTVMGKEVTTHSELVSVSKDAIPDSIFVVPPDYQVREMPKLPRPGLATK; the protein is encoded by the coding sequence AGGAAGCCTTTTTGCGGATTTGACGATTGTTCAGAAAGTGGAGTCGAGCGGTGTGATGGGTCAGCCGCCTAGAAATGGGACGATGACGATTTACATCAAGGGTTCGATGGCAAAAATCGAAAACATGGGTCCTTCCATGTCTGAAATTGTCGATCTTGACTCGGGTAAATTTTACATGATGAACGCCACTCAAAAAACCGTCATGGTCATGACAACGGACAACATCAAACAGTTCTCAGGGATGATGGGAAATGGCAAAGTGGCTAGCCCCACAGCCGAAAAAACGGGAAATTCTAAAACGGTCAATGGATTTTCGTGTGAAGAATACAAAATTACGACGAGGGGTCTTGTTTCATCACAAACCCTCGCATGTATCTCAGATCAAATTGATACAAAGGATATCGAAAAATTCCGTCAACTCTCTGCAGATCTTTCAAAACAATTTGGAGGGCTTCCTCCTGAAATAAAGGGTTATCCTGTTATCTCGGACGCAAAATTAACCGTCATGGGCAAAGAAGTCACCACGCACTCAGAATTGGTGAGCGTTTCCAAAGATGCCATCCCAGATTCTATCTTTGTTGTTCCACCGGATTATCAAGTGAGAGAAATGCCCAAGCTCCCTCGGCCAGGATTGGCTACAAAATAG